The sequence GACAGGGGTCCAATATATTTTCAATCATCTGCAGTTTGGTTTGAACAGTCGTAGCTGGTTGTAATTGCCATGTCCGAGCCAAGTGGTGAATCGTGTCTGATCAGTTGGAGTAAGGGCGGCCATAGCCAGAGGGAACAAATCTCGGTAGTTAGCGGAATAAATAGTCAGGACAGTTCTTAAATAATGACAGAACCCTTGGGGTTCTGTATTGGTCCCGGTAAAACTGATGGCGCTTGTTCAGAGCTCCAGTCCAGGACGGGTCCAGTCTGACCGCGTGCGGGCAGAAACGGGTATTGGGCTTCCCAACTGTTCTAGAGAAACTACATCAGTCGGTGGCGATGCAATGACTGTCGAATTGGCAACTGAGGCACCAGCGTGAGAACCATATGGGGTGGGGAACCTGACCATGGTAAAATAGGCACCAATGCAGTTGTGGGTCGTATGGCTGTATTATTAGGTCACTTACCCATTCCCAGTCATCATCAGTATCATTTGGAGAATCGGTCGGTATGTCTGGGTAGAGGCCGTGTACCCcagaattaattttattttccgTTTCCCTTTTCCCTTTATTCGTTCTTTCATGGTCAGTATGTTTTGTCTCTCATACAAtttctttccccgtctcctttgtCTGTTTCTGTCCCTTATCCCATTCTTCACAAATCGCTCTCAAATCTTGCCAACTCCTAGGATTGCCTCTTTTATCACGGACGTCTATCCCTCTTCGCTTAGAGTTATTGGCCCAACAATTTATGTCTGTCTTTTATTTCTGCCTCTTGTCACCATAGGCCAATAAGGTGACCATACTCTTTCCATGCCTTCCCTTTCCATATTCCCTGTTCCCTGTTAAGTCAAATGTACCCTCCTGCAGTTGTCTTTTCCCAAATGTTTAGACAATTGGAACGACATTTGTCTCTGTTTCTTTTCATTGTCTGGATATTTGTCTATTACTTTCTGTATCGGACTactctccacctcctccctcctttgtctAAGTGCGCACCCATCGTATTCCAAGGGACTTGACCACGCGTCTTCACTTACGAGAAGACTCGAACTTCTCAATTATTCCGGGGGACTCGAACCGGCCGTCTTGATTTTCCATTCTGGGTCCCGTCAGTAGATTTTCCCCGTCAAAATGAGGGAACAAACAGGGTCGTCAGAGAGCAGAGAGGAACCAAGTTTAAAGCTCACCTTGTGGGCCGGTTCATCTGATTCACCCCACTTGGTCAATTTTGGCGAGGGGTCTACCACATATTGCTCGCTGCGCTAAGGTGCCGATCTGCCTCTCTACCAGAGGCCTTTAGGTTCAGACACGGAATAACTGTCAAACACAGTTTACTTAAAAGTACATACTGTTTACTAGCAAGCTTGCATTCTCAGTTGGCAACACAGAGTCTCTGCTCACCAAAACCTGCAGCCAAGTGAGCCCAGAATACTGTTTGGAGCTGCTGATATACATTGTTATCACATACAGACAAAGAAGCTTCTCATGGAACAAACACTTTTTTGTTCATACATTATTCTCACAGCACGACTTGTCAAGCTGCCATCGAGTCAGTTAGGTTCTCGCActtttaattctgcatataaTCGTGTACATGTGAAACTCTAGTCGTGGTCTAGCTAACGTCAACTGAGACAGAGGGGAGTAATGGACACAAATAGGCTTAAAGTTTATTGTGGTGTGCAATATCAGTCTCACTGAAAAACAATTTTTGGAGTAAAATGTCAAGTACAACAACTGGCAAGAAAAAGAGTTAAATAATGTGTAGTAAATAGGCAGTTATCCACTTGAGTGCAGATACATTTCTGGGACAAGAGAAAGTGAAATTGGACTTTGTTGTACGGAGCTGACTGCTCTTGTGTAACCCATCTGAAGGTTATACATCATGATTGGCTGGGGGCTCCTAAAGAATAGTTATCTTAAACAACTGTATTtttcttggtgggtggtggggaggaaaAGGTGTGTTTCTTTTTGACTATTCCGGGAGTTAGTGTTAATAGGAGTTTGGGAGGCAGAGGTTCCGTAACAGCTCCATTGGCAGGATGGGCATGTACTTTTGTTCATGTGAAAGATCAACATGAACCAGCACTCGCCATTACTAGAATAACCCAGTGGCAGAACATCAGTATTAGCTGTGGTCTCTTACTCTTGCTGAAGGTTGTCAAATCCTACATGGATTATTCACAGGAAATTACTGCATGAATGTTTACAATGTAAATAAGCACAATTGAAGTCTAGATTGACAAATTCCTGTTATACCTCTGGATGCTTTAATTCATTAGCTGGAATATCCACTATCGTTCTTTTCCACTCTTCGTACACAGCATGTTTTGCCCACACAAGATGTTCACATTGTGCCAATAGAAATgggaagtttatttatttattgagattataggctcttccagcccttcaagccatgctgcccaacaaCCCTCATTTAACtctcacctaatcacaggactaattaacctaccaaccggtatgtctttggactatgggaggagaccagagcacccagaggaaacccacacggtcacagggagaaagtagaaAATCCTTACAAACGGCAGTGGTaagtgaacccgggtcactgtCACTGTGTAGCATTGTGCGAATCACTATGTTACCCTGTCAAACTTGTGTGAAAGTACCTGAACAGTGGGATACTGACCAGTGAACTGTACTTGACTGCAGTGACCACTGTGATAATGCAGAAGAATGGAGCCGGTCTGAGCGCAGCTAATTCTTGCTACTGGGATGCTAATACCGACGGTAAGTTTGATGTTGTAACAATTGCATTTCTGCTTAGCTGCTGAATGACTGTGACTTGTCGAGAAAGGATTCTTTTTGTGCAACTTGGAATCATCTCAGCATTAAGCTGTGTATGAAGGGAAGGATTGTGAGCCTCCTCATACTTTGTTCTTTTCTTATAGGCAAAGTAAATTAAGCCCAGGGAACTGGGTATGATGTTCTGTAAGTGGTGCAGTCAAGTCAGTCATCTGCAAATACCAAagtggtggcatggtagcgtaacaATGCCAGCcacccaggttcaaatccccaactgcctgtaaggagtttgaacgttctcctaGTGACCGTGGGAGTTTCCTCCAGGCTCTCCCGTTTccttccactttccaaagacgtatgggtttgtcggttaattggtcacatgcgtgtaattgggtggcgtgggTCATTGAGCCAGATGTTCCTGTTACTGTGATGCATCTcttaagttcaaaataaataaaatgtaccAATCGTAAAAAGTGATAAGCATCTAAAATACTGCTGAATAGTCAACTAGAATTTAAAAGTGAAAGCCTTGCTTTAATACTCTCATTGCATTCTTTGAAGAGGTAATAGCAATCAAGAATAAATACTGGATGCAATTCGTTTTGCTATCCAGCAAGCCATCTGTATAATCTAATGCTATAGAATAGTGACAAATAGAAATAATTCATACAGTCAGAAACAAATGTGTTCAAACAAATAGCTATCCAACCAAAAGCAAAGTAATTCAGAACgtcagtacaggaacaggccctttgccccaacatcctcccgtcaccacaacggGGACAgatttccccttgtcctcacctaccaccccaccagcctccggatctagcacattatcctccgcaacttccgccaccttcaacaggaccccaccactaagtacacCTTTCCTTCtctacccctctccactttccgcagggatcagtccctctgcaactccctggtccacacgtccctccccacagatctcccacccggcacttatccctgcaagcgtaagtgctacacctcctctcttgccaccattcagggccccaaacagtccttccaggtgaggcaacacttcacttgtgagtctgttggggtcatctattgcatccggtgctcccggtgcggcctcctctacatcggtgaaacccgacgcagattgggggaccgcttcgtcgagcacctccgctccgtccgccataACAGataggatctcctggttgccacccacttcgacgctgcttcacattcccactcggatatgtccatacatggtctcctctactgccatgatgaggctaaactcaggtgggaggagcaacacctcatataccgtctaggtagtctccagccccttggtatgaacatagaattctccaacttccggtaattcccttcccctatccctatgtcactctgccccctcccccagctgcctatcacctccctcatggttccgcctccttctactacccattgtgctttcccctattccttcttcacctttcctgcctatcacctccctgcttcccctccccgactcctttatctttccccttactggtttttcacctggaacctaccagccttctccttcccaccctccccccaccttctttatagggcccctgccgaagggtctcggcccaaaacattgactgttcgtttccacggatgctgcccaacctgctgagttcctccagtgtgttgtgtatGTCTGCACAGATAATGATACCAATCTGCAGTAAACCTTTCTGGCTGCCCCTGGTCTATACCCTTCCGTTCCCTGTCTGTTAATGTCTGTCTAAtcgccttttaaacattgttattgtatctgcttccaccacctccccgGCACAAGCCACTCTCTGTAAATAAAATGTCACTTGAATATCACTTTAAACTTATGCCCCCTAGCTTTTGACATTTCCATCTGGGGGCGGTGTGTGGGGAGTCTCTGtctgccctatctatgcctctcataaccttacaaACTTCCTTTCAGCTTCTGACGTTCCAGACAAATCAACCCTCATACATCCAACAGAACTTGCCACATGCTGGTGGGCTGGGGAAGTGGAGCTGGCACTGCTTGCTTTCAGAAGTAGAACATGGGGATGAACCGTGGGATTAATTTAATTGCTATCAGAATGTCCAAATGCTGATTCATGGGACTGTGACGTGGAGTACTTaaacaatatataaataaaaataacatgCACTCTGTCAAGTAGTTTGCCCAAGCATGTGGCAATGTTGAAACAATTCCTAACTGTGCACCTTTTAACTGTTTTCAGGGAGCTGCACTGTGAGATGGGAGAATAATACCACGTATTGTATTGTCACTGTGTTCGGGCTGGGCATCTGAAATCTTGCTGACTGCCAGACACCACATTGAACCCTCCCTCAGAGACCCTGACTGTGAAGCACAATTGAGTGTAATACTAATTAAAGGGTGCAACAGTTACTATTGTACATCCTCCGTTCACTACATCTTACCTTCAGTATTGCTTTGTTACCATGTTACATTTTTATTTGCCATCATTTTAATTTTATGTTGTGCATTAAGGAATAGTTAATACCAGTTTCATGTGAAGTTCTGTTGTTACTTTAAAATAAATATGGAGTGTTTAATTTAGTCCTTGTTTCCATCATTTAAGGTGTTCAGCAATCCTTCCCTTGAGTGCTGTGTTCCTAAGTTCTTTTCTTGTCATAACTTCACAAGAAGCTTCTGTCTTTGTGTAGCTGAGGAGAGGAGACAGGATATAGAGTTCTAGGTCAGTACAGGACCCACATGAGGAGATTGGCAATGTCTGGTTAAATAGGATGTACCAGTGCTGGGATCAACAATGCCATTTCCACTGTAGGCAAGTCCATGGACTTCTGCATAAATGATTCTAGTCACCAGAAAGGCCAACGAAGCAAACTTGCAGTCTTTTCCGGGTCCTGTATCCCCTTTGTTGAGGCTTCAGTTGCCCAACAGGAAATTTCacatttcaaattaaatttattatcagagtacatctgtgtcaccatctactaccctgagattgattttcttgtgacTATTCATAATAGAACAAACACATACGAGACAAACAATGATAaaatgcacacaaagactgacaaccgatgtgtaacaaataaatagatagatagatagatagataattaaTACTGAGGACATTGgatgtagagaccttgaaagtaattccattggttgt comes from Mobula hypostoma chromosome 8, sMobHyp1.1, whole genome shotgun sequence and encodes:
- the LOC134350827 gene encoding dynein light chain Tctex-type 1-like isoform X2, with amino-acid sequence MDAYESGEEVGKTVVGENGYQASRVNHWTNSVMELSLRQLSRLGKPFKYILTTVIMQKNGAGLSAANSCYWDANTDGSCTVRWENNTTYCIVTVFGLGI